The Aquamicrobium lusatiense genome has a window encoding:
- a CDS encoding recombinase family protein, with amino-acid sequence MTVASSGEALRVALYLRVSTARQAEHDVSIPDQHRQGEAWCATHGYELVETFVDAGVSATSDRRPEFQRLIEAARERPAPFDIILVHSFSRFFRDHFELEFHIRKLARNGVKLISITQEVGDDPMQVMMRRVMTLFDEYQSRENGKHTLRAMKENARQGFWNGSLPPIGYRIVEAERRGAKVKKTLAIDPMHADTVRLIYRLALSGDGITGPMGVKAIVEYLNDRRICTRDGGRWGIGQTHKILTRTTYVGRHRFNMHGKGKTPKSDDEIITVAVPPLIDQATFDAVQAHLRARNPKTLAPRLVNSPNMLTGLLHCAQCGGPMVMRNGKAGRYRYYVCQKKARTDTSRCTGMALPMDALDTLIAKHMTARLLVPKRLKIILTQIFERQRERIARDGGDRLDELTRRGEEVRLRLKRLLKAIEMGALSLDEPALQERLAYLQALQTRTGEEIRSLLAELNYAGTLAISPSLVRRVIKAAEERLLERGHGFRRSYVSVFAKQIVAEAGKVQIVYAR; translated from the coding sequence ATGACCGTTGCAAGTAGCGGCGAAGCGCTGCGGGTCGCGCTTTATCTGCGCGTTTCCACGGCTCGGCAGGCCGAGCACGACGTCTCCATTCCCGATCAGCACAGGCAGGGCGAAGCCTGGTGCGCCACACATGGCTATGAGCTTGTCGAGACCTTCGTGGATGCCGGCGTTTCGGCCACCAGCGATCGCCGACCCGAGTTCCAGCGCCTGATCGAAGCGGCGCGCGAACGGCCAGCCCCATTCGACATCATCCTCGTTCATTCCTTCAGCCGCTTCTTCCGCGACCATTTCGAGCTGGAGTTCCATATCCGGAAGCTGGCCCGCAATGGTGTGAAGCTGATCTCGATCACCCAGGAGGTCGGTGACGACCCCATGCAAGTCATGATGCGACGGGTCATGACCCTGTTCGATGAGTACCAGTCGCGGGAGAACGGCAAGCACACGCTCCGCGCTATGAAAGAGAACGCCCGCCAGGGCTTCTGGAACGGCTCGTTGCCGCCGATCGGATACCGCATTGTCGAGGCCGAACGGCGCGGAGCCAAGGTCAAGAAGACATTGGCCATCGATCCCATGCATGCCGACACTGTACGCCTGATCTATCGTCTGGCGCTATCAGGCGACGGAATCACCGGGCCGATGGGCGTGAAGGCGATCGTCGAATATCTCAATGACCGCAGGATATGCACCCGCGATGGCGGTCGCTGGGGCATCGGCCAAACCCACAAGATATTGACGCGCACGACCTATGTTGGCCGGCACAGGTTCAACATGCATGGCAAGGGTAAGACGCCAAAATCGGATGACGAGATCATTACGGTGGCCGTTCCACCGCTGATCGACCAAGCCACGTTCGATGCCGTTCAAGCGCATCTGCGCGCTCGCAATCCGAAAACCCTCGCACCGCGACTCGTCAACAGCCCGAACATGCTGACCGGCCTGCTGCACTGCGCGCAATGTGGAGGCCCCATGGTTATGCGCAACGGCAAGGCGGGGCGCTATCGCTACTATGTCTGCCAGAAGAAGGCGCGGACAGATACGTCCAGATGCACTGGTATGGCGCTTCCGATGGATGCGCTCGACACGCTGATCGCCAAGCATATGACGGCACGGCTGCTGGTTCCGAAGCGCCTCAAGATCATCCTGACGCAAATCTTCGAACGCCAACGGGAGCGGATAGCACGTGATGGAGGTGACCGGCTCGACGAATTGACCCGGCGCGGTGAGGAGGTGCGGTTGCGCCTGAAACGCCTCCTCAAGGCGATTGAGATGGGCGCGCTCAGCCTGGATGAACCAGCGTTGCAGGAGCGCTTAGCATACCTTCAGGCCTTGCAAACTCGAACGGGGGAAGAGATCAGAAGCCTTCTGGCTGAGCTTAACTATGCCGGGACACTGGCTATTTCACCTTCGTTGGTGCGCAGGGTCATAAAGGCGGCAGAGGAACGCCTGCTAGAGCGAGGGCATGGCTTTCGACGCAGCTACGTATCCGTCTTCGCCAAACAGATCGTTGCTGAGGCGGGAAAAGTGCAGATCGTGTATGCACGATAG
- a CDS encoding endonuclease III domain-containing protein, whose product MAFDFGAAADMAWVREQLKFFFGRPDRVPARTPIGQLVKSSISNRTLDEVSLAAYQRLVEAYPEWPALAAASTGDVEALIGNVTFPDVKARHLGDALRVIGVRHPDFNLDFLGCLSVAEALAWLERLPGVGRKISASTLNFSTLEMPAFVVDTHVLRVLSRYGFVRNTADTRTACDAVMAASPRWGAAELAELHILMKSLGQTICRHDRARCPDCPIRQHCKTAAASARRPVRVRARNVGRRQGPTREQRSGWKE is encoded by the coding sequence ATGGCATTCGATTTTGGCGCCGCGGCGGACATGGCGTGGGTGCGGGAGCAACTGAAATTCTTTTTCGGTCGCCCTGACCGGGTCCCCGCACGGACTCCGATCGGCCAGCTTGTGAAGTCGTCTATCAGCAACCGCACGCTGGACGAAGTTTCTCTGGCCGCCTATCAGCGGCTCGTCGAAGCTTACCCGGAATGGCCGGCTCTCGCAGCGGCGTCGACCGGCGATGTCGAGGCCCTGATCGGCAACGTTACCTTTCCCGATGTCAAGGCGCGGCATCTCGGCGATGCGCTTCGCGTCATAGGAGTTCGTCATCCGGACTTTAACCTGGATTTCCTAGGCTGCCTGAGTGTTGCCGAGGCGCTCGCCTGGCTGGAGCGCCTGCCAGGCGTCGGCCGCAAGATCTCGGCCTCAACGCTCAACTTCAGTACGTTGGAGATGCCGGCATTCGTGGTGGACACGCATGTCTTGCGAGTATTGAGCCGATACGGCTTCGTCCGGAATACGGCCGACACGCGGACCGCCTGTGATGCGGTAATGGCGGCTTCGCCTCGATGGGGCGCGGCCGAACTGGCCGAGCTTCACATTCTGATGAAAAGTCTGGGGCAGACCATATGCCGGCATGACCGCGCCCGCTGCCCCGATTGTCCGATCCGCCAGCACTGCAAGACGGCCGCCGCCTCTGCCCGGAGGCCGGTGCGTGTGAGAGCGCGCAATGTGGGTCGTCGGCAGGGACCTACCCGGGAACAGCGGAGCGGATGGAAGGAATAA